The segment TGTCCGGGCCCCGTGTCCCGGGGCGTTCCGCTCGCGACAGTGGACCCATGACCGCCACCGGACACGGAGAACCCCCCGCCCGAGCCACCGCCGACGGGGACCGGCCCACCACTACGGAAGCCGACGCCCGCCCCGCCACCAGACCCCCCTCCGCCGCCCGGCGACGCCTTCGCGGCCGCCTCGGGACCGCCGCCTGGCTGCTCCCGCTCGCCGTCGTGACCGTCCTCGTCACCGCGCGGGCGCTGACCGCCTACGTCCCGCCCGACCTGCACACCAGCCGGGTCCCGCTCCGCGGCGAGCTCCACTACGCCCTGCTGGTGGCGCACATCGCCACCGCCACCGTCGCCGTGCTCACCGGCCTCGCCCAGTCCTGGCCCTGGCTGCGCCGCCGGAGTCCGGCCGCACACCGCTGGACGGGCCGCGCCTACTTCTTCGCCGGGGTCTTCCCCTCGGCCCTGGTAGGCATCCCCGTCATCGGCCTCACCCCTCTGGGCCTCAGCAACCAGGCGGCCCTGGCGGTGCTCGACGCCCTCTGGCTGTTCACCGGCATCGCCGGCTACCGCGCCGCCCGGCAGCGCCGCTACGCCGACCACCGGGTGTGGATGATCCGCAACTACGCCCTCACCCTCGTCGCCATCACCTCCCGCCTGATCCAGCCGCTGTTCGAGCACCTCGTGGCCGCCCAGCTCACCGACCCCGTCTCCTACGCCGGCGACGCCCTGGCCGCCGGACACGACATCGCCGGCGCCACGGCCTGGACGGCCCTGGTCCTCCAGCTGATCGCGGCCGAATACGTGCTGGGGCGCCGTGCCGGACAGGCCGCCCGCCGACGGGCGACGCGCACGGCACCCCCGCGCCGGACCCCGCCTTCCGCCCCCGCCCCGGTCACCCCTGACGTCAGTGCTTGAAGGCGCCCACGCGCCCCCCGGCCCGGTCTCCAGCGCCTTGCGGACGAACGTCAGCATGAGGAGGAAGCACACCCCGCCCACGAGCAGCAGGCCGACCACGAGCACCACGGAGACAGGCCGACCACGAGCACCACGGAGACCAGCGCCTCCCGGGACGCCACCAGCACGAACAGGCTGGCCCGCTGGGCCGGCACCCGGCTCTGCCAGAGGCGTCGCGCAGGCCCGCGCGACGAGCGTCCACACCAGCGCACAGATCGCGACCGCCGGCTCGAAGCACCCCAGGCCGAACGCGCCCTTCTTACGCTCCGGTCCCCGGCGCACCGCCAGGTGGAGCACGCTCGTCGAGCCGTGGATCCGGAGCTCGGCCATTCGGCCGCGATGGGCTCGCGCACCGTGCCGGACCACGGTGTCGTGGACACGGAAGCGTGCCGGCATCCGCGTATGGGAGGCGTCGGGCGCTCAGCCGTGGAAGGACAAGGCATGCACATAGCCGGGGCCCGGGCGGGCCGTAGGTGGTACGCCGCGGTCGTCACCGCGGCCATGACCTGCTCGACGGTCCTGGCCGGGCCGGGCCTCGCCGCGGCCGGCGGTCCGCCGTCGCCCACGGGGCCTGTCCCGCGGCTGGCGTGGCACCCCTGCGTCCAGGGCGGCCAGTTCGACTGCGCGACCGCGAAGGTGCCCCTGGACTACCGCAACCCCGGCGGCCGCACCATCGAACTGGCCGTCGTCAAGCGGACGGCGACCGACCCCCGGCGCCGACTCGGCACCCTGTTCTTCAACCCCGGCGGCCCCGGCGGGCCGGGCACCATCCAGATGCCGCAGACCTACCCGTTCTTCCCGCGCGAGGTGCGGGAGCGGTTCGACATCGTCAGCTGGGATCCCCGCGGGATCGGCAGCAGCACCGCGGTGAACTGCTTCGCGAGCCCCGCGGAGGCCCGCGCGTGGAATGCGAGCAGACCGGCCGGCTTCCCGGTGGGCGCGGCGCAGCGGGCGGCCTGGATCGCCGCTTACCGGGAGCTGGGCCGGCGCTGTCAGCAGCGCGACCCCCAGCTCCTGCGCCATGTGTCGACCGCCGACACCGCGCGCGACCTCGACGGGCTCCGCCAGGCGGTGGGCGAACCGCAGCTCAGCTACCTGGGGGTCTCCTACGGCACGTTCCTGGGCGCCACCTACGCCAACCTCTTCCCCGGCAGGGTCCGCGCCATGGTCCTCGACAGCACCATCAACCCCCAGGCCTGGACGAACCACGGCTCACACGAGGCCCCCCGGCTCCCGACGTTCCTGCGGATGGGCTCGGACCTCGGCGCGGCCGCGACCCTGGACCAGTTCCTCAGCCACTGCGGCGCCACCACCACGGCCCGCTGCGCCTTCTCCGCGGGCAGCCCGAAGGCGACCCGGGACAAGTTCGACCGGCTGATGCGGCGGCTCCGGGAGCATCCGGTGGGCGCGTGGACCTACGGCCGGACGGTCGGTGACGTGGTGAACAGCCTCTACAACGCCGCCCCCGGATGGAGCTACCTCGCCGCCCGGCTCCAGATCCTCTGGCAGGGCCGCGCCCCGGACCCGACCCCGCCACCCCCCGCGCCGCCGGTCCCGAACCCGAATCCGTACACCGGCGAGGAACAGGCCGCCGCGGTGTTCTGCGGCGAAAGCCCCAATCCGCGTGATCCCGGGGCCTATCACGCACTGGCGGAGGCCTCCGCCCGCCGCGCGGGCGACGCCGGACGCTTCTGGGCCTGGGCGGGGGAGCCGTGTGCCACCTGGCCGGCGGTCGCCGCCAACGGCTACCGCGGCCCGTGGAACAAGCCGACGGCGCACCCCGTCCTGGTGATCGGCACCACCTACGATCCCGCCACTCCCTACTCGGGCGCGCAGGCCCTGGCCAAGGAACTGGCCCATGGCCGCCTGCTCACCCACCATGGCTACGGCCACACCGAACTGACCAACCCCAGCACCTGCGTCCACGCCTACGAGAGCCGCTACCTCATCGACGGCACCCTCCCGCCCCCCGGCGCGGTATGCCGCCAGGACATACCGCCCTTCGCCGCCCCCATTCCCCGCGGCGGCGTCGCCACCGGCGGCGGAGCGATGGCCGGCCGGGTCGCCCGGGCCGGCGGCCGCTCCGCGGGCTGGGTCACCCCTTGACGCAGCTGACCCGTCAGGGCGCCGGGCTCACTCGGTGCTGACGACCACCGTGCGCATGACCTTGTCCGCGAAGGTCTGGCCCTTCGCGTCCCACGCCGGCCACAGGTAGCCGATGCTGCACGGGGCGCTGTCCAGCGCGTGGCAGATACGGCGCAGCAGGGCCCGGCCGAAGCCGAGCGGCTGACCGTTCTCCTCGCGTATGAGCCGGATCTTCATGGCCTTCTTGCCCGGCGACGCGCCCTTGCCCTCCTTGACGAGGATGACGATGTTGGCGATGACGGCCCACAGGAGGGCGATCACCAGCAGGCCGATGATGATCGGGACTCTGACCTTCTCCCTGGCCACGTAGCACTCATGCTCCATGAGGCAGCCCGAATACAACGTCTTCTCCATGACGAGCGCGGCGATGACCGCAAGGACCGGCACCAGACCGGCGACCAGGAAGTCGATCAGGAAGGCACCGAACCGGCTGCCCCAGCTCGCGTACGCCCCGGGCCCGGCGGGCATGACGGGCTGCTGCGGGAAGCCGTGGCCGGGCGCGGGCTGCTGCGGGTAGCCGTAGCCCGGCGCGGCCTGTTGCGGGTAGCCGTACGGGGCCGGCTGCTGCGGAGCTCGGTGCGGGGCCGGCGGCGGCTGCTGGCCGTAGGGGTTGTCCGGGTTGCCGAAGCTCATCTGTGGTTCTCCTCCGAGGTGTCAGGGACGACGCGGCGTGACTCGGAGGTAAAACAGGTTTCACCGGCCCGCCCCCGACGATGCCTGCGGCACTGCTGCCCGACGATCCTTCTGGTTTCGGCTCGGCTCTGTCCAATCACGGCCGGGAGCGGATGCCACCACAGCTCCCGCAAGGACACGTGCCGGCCGGCGGCGGACGCTCCAGGCGTTGACCGACGGTCAGAAACCGGGAGCCCCGGACCACATGCGGTCCGGGGCGCTCGATCACGCGGAGTGCCGCGCTCAGCCCTTCACGCAGATGACCTGCTTGAGCTTGGCGACGACCTCGACCAGGTCGCGCTGCTGGTCGATGACCTTCTCGATCGGCTTGTAGGCGCCCGGGATCTCGTCGACGACACCCGAGTCCTTACGGCACTCCACGCCCCGGGTCTGCTCCTCCAGATCCCGCGTGGAGAACCGCTTCTTCGCTTGGTTCCGGCTCATCTTGCGGCCGGCGCCGTGGGAGGCGGAGTTGAAGGACGCGGCGTTCCCCAGACCCTTGACGATGTAGGAGCCGGTGCCCATCGAGCCCGGGATGATCCCGTACTCGCCGCTGCCCGCCCGGATCGCGCCCTTACGGGTCACCAGCAGGTCCATGCCGTCGTACTGCTCCTCCGCCACATAGTTGTGGTGGCAGGAGATCACGTCGTCGAAGGTCACCTTCGCCTTCTTGAACTCCTTGCGGACGACGTCCTGGAAGAGCGCCATCATCACGTCCCGGTTGTGCCGCGCGTACTCCTGCGCCCAGAACAGGTCGTTGCGGTACGCCGCCATCGGCGGGGTGTCCGCGATGAAGACGGCGAGGTCACGGTCGACCAGGCCCTGGTTGTGCGGCAGCTTCTGCGCCTGGCCCATGTGGAACTCGGCGAGCTCCTTGCCGATGTTGCGGGAGCCGGAGTGCAGCATCAGCCACACCACACCGTCGTCGTCGAGGCAGAACTCGATGAAGTGGTTGCCCGAGCCGAGCGACCCCATCTGCTTCGTGGCCCGCTCCTGACGGAACTTGACCGCTTCGGCGACCCCGTCGAACCGCGCCCAGAAGTCGTCCCACCGGGCCGTCGGGAAGCCGTGGAGCCGGCCCGGGTCGACCGGGTCGTCATGCATCCCCCGGCCCACCGGAATCGCCTGCTCGATCTTCGAGCGCAGCCGGGACAGGTCGCCGGGCAGGTCATTGGCGGTGAGCGAGGTCCGTACCGCGCTCATCCCGCAGCCGATGTCGACGCCGACCGCCGCCGGGCAGACGGCGCCGCGCATGGCGATCACCGAGCCGACCGTGGCGCCCTTCCCGTAGTGGACATCCGGCATCACGGCCAGGCCCTTGATCCACGGCAGGGTGGCGACATTGCGCAGCTGCTGCATCGCGACGTCCTCGACCGTGGACGGGTCCGTCCACATCCGTATCGGTACCTGGGCACCCGGCACCTCGACGTACGACATAACTCCCTCATTCCCCCGAATTTATGAAAAACGCAAAAGCCGGACAAGTTATCCGATCATGGACGGTGAACCGGCGTGCGCGGCAAGACGTGCGGTAGACATTGTGTCCATCGGCCGCTGACCGGCGGCAACCGCATTTCGCAGGGAAAGGAGCCGCGAACGATGCCACGCAAGCCGTTCGTACCCGGTGCCGCACTGGTGGTGGCCGCGGCCCTGGCCGCCGGCCTCACCGCCTGCACCGGCGGCTCCGGCTCCGACGGCGAGGTAGGTGACGCCAAGAGCGGCGGCACCTCCACGTCGAGCCAGGCCGCCGAACCGGGCCGCTATCAGACCCTCCCCGAGGCATGCGGGCTGCCCGCGCGCAGCAGCCTCCGCGGCATGCTGCCCGGCGACGGCCAGCAGCTGTCGCGCGACGAGGCCAAGAAGATCTACGACGGTCAGCCCGACATCACCTACGACACCGACCGCCGTGTCGGCTGCCGCTGGACCCGCGAGACCACCGCGGGCACCCGCCACCTGAGCCTCGACATCCAGCGCGTGGTGTCGTACGACGCCGCCGTCAGCGATGACAGCAAGGCGCAGGGGATCTACGACACCAAGGCGCTGGACGCCAAGATCCCGTCCGGTGGCAACGGCTCGCCCTCCCCCGTCGACCCGAGCCCGTCCGCCACCAAGGACACGGGCAAGGACAAGGGCGCGGGCAAGGGCGCGGGCACCGGCACCACCACGAACAGCTCGACGGGCAAGAAGGAGAAGGCGCCCTCCGGGAGCCCCTCGGGGTCGTCCGCCCCCGCCACGGACCCCAGCGCGGACCCCAGCGCGGGCCTGAGCGACTCCACCGCCCCGCGCGTCCTGGACGACCTCGGGGACGCGGCCTTCCTCAATGACAAATTGGTCACAGCGGACTCGGGTGTGCACCGCGACGTCACTGTGGTCTTTCGCACGTCGAACGTCATCGTGACGCTCACCTACGACCAGTGGTCGACGGACAAGACGATGTTGCCGGAGAGCCAGGAATTGCAGGACAAGGCCCGTTCGCTGGCCGGCGAGCTGTCGGAGAGCCTCAGCGAATAGTCCGTATCGAGCGCATTGCCTGAATCGACAAGTACGAGGATTTGCGCCCGCTTTGGGCGTCGCGCTCATCGACAGGAATCGGTCACCCACCTCGCCGCGCCGCGTACCGTGCCCCTAGGGCAGACACGCCCCAGCCCGTACGCGAGGAAAGGCGGGCCACCGCCACGGCCGCGCGCCATGCCGGCCGGATGACGACGAACAGCGAAGGAACCATGCACCGTTCAGCCAAGCGACTCGCCAGCCTTCTCACCTGCGCAGCAGTACCGGTGCTGCTCGTCGCCGGCTGCTCCGGCTCGGACAGCGACAGCTCCGGTGACGCCTCCGCCTCCGCCAAGTCCAGCGGCGCGGCCAAGCCCTCGCCGACCGTCGCGCCGGCGAAGTTCAAGAAGCTGCCGAACCCGTGCGAGGCGTTCTCCAAGGACACCGTCAAGAAGATGCTGCCCAAGGCGAAGGACGCCTCCGGGGAGCGCGGCAACTCCAGGGACAACGCCGCGCACGGCACCTGCTCCTGGAGCAGCTCCGACGAGAACGGCGTCGACGGCACCCAGTTCCGCTGGCTGGACGTCGGCTACCAGCGCTACGACTCCGACCCGGGCATCGGCTCCGGCGAGAAGCGCGCCACGGACTTCTACACCAAGCAGGTCATCGACGCGAAGGACACCAAGGACGCCAAGAAGCTGACGTCCGTGAAGACGTCCGGCACCGGCGACGAGGCGACCGCGATCACCTACGACGTGAAGAAGGAGGGCAATGACTTCAAGAACACCACCGTCATAGCCCGCACCTCCAACATCGTCGTCACGCTCAACTACAACGGCGCCGGCCTGGCGGGCGCGGACGCCCCCAAGGGCGCCGACCTGCTGAAGAAGGCCCAGGCCGCCGCCAAGGAAGCGGTCACCGCCGCCGCCAAGGCCAACGGCTGATCGAAGCGACACCGCCCGTGCCCCCGGCCCCGCGGCCGGGGGCACTCCCGGTGGGGCACGGGCGCGTCCATAGCCGCACCATCGAGGTGAAGCGCCTCCGGCCGGCCCCCGGCCGGCCCCCGGCCCGCCCCGGCCAGAGCCCAATCGTGACCCGGCCCCCTCCGTACCGGCACCCGCCCGCCCGTACTCATGTGCCAGGCTGTCGCTCGCAACAGACCGACTAAGAGGGGTTCTCGGGTGGCCGCGCCACTGAAGCTGACACGCACACACCGGATACTCATCGGGGTGGTCATCACCGGCGCGGTCGTCATCGCCGGCATCGGCTTCGCCGGCTCCTACGCGGCCGTGCGGGAACTGGCCGTCAAGAAGGGCTTCGGCGACTTCGCCTACTTCTTCCCCATCGGCATCGACGCGGGCATCTGTGTCCTGCTCGCGCTGGATCTGCTGCTGACGTGGATCCACATGCCCTTCCCGCTGCTGCGCCAGGCAGCGTGGCTGCTGACGGTCGCGACGGTGGCGTTCAATGCCGCCGTGGCGTCCGACCCCCTGGGCATGGGCATGCATGCCGTCATCCCGGTGCTGTTCGTCGTCACCGTCGAGGCCGCCCGGCACGCCGTCGGGCGGATCGCCGACATCACGGCGGACAAGCACATGGAGGGTGTGCGTCTCACGCGCTGGCTGCTGTCGCCGGTCCCGACGTTCCTGTTGTGGCGGCGAATGAAGCTGTGGGAACTGCGGTCCTACGACGCGGTGATCAAACTGGAGCAGGAACGGCTCGTGTACCAGGCACGCCTGCGTTCGCGCTTCGGGCGGGCCTGGCGTCGTAAGGCTCCCGTGGAGTCCCTGATGCCGCTGCGGCTCGCCCGGTACGGGGTACCGCTGGCGGAGACCGCTCCCGCTGGGCTTGCCGCGGCGGGCATCGAACCGCAGTTGATGCCGGCGCCGCGGCAGTCGGTGACGCCCGCTCTGGAGCCGACGGCCCAGGAGCCGGCCGAGGAGATGCCGAGCCAGTGGTTCGCGGCGCAGCAGCAGGTGACGTATCAGGGTGACTACGACCCGACGTACGTCCCGGAGCAGGATCCTCAGCTCTCGTACGACCCGCAGCAGCAGGTGCCGGCGCACGAGCAGGTCCCCGTACCGGCGCCACGCGCTCCGGAGTCCGAGCCGCAGGTCCCGGTGCCGACCGGTGCAGGTGGCACGCGTCCGCTCGGCAAGGGCACCCCCGAGGCGGACCCGCAGACTGCCCAGGCACCGGCCGCGGCCCCGACCGACGAGGACCTGTACCAGGTGTTCCGGCACTCGATAGAGGGCGAAGGCATGCCGACACCGGGCGCGTTCGCGGCGAATTTGCAAGCGCAGTACGGGATGCGCCTCCAGGCACGGGACCTGAACCGCTACATGGACCAGTTCAGCGACCGCCTCAACGCGGAGCTGATGGACGAACACATCGCGTAACGCGCATCTGGGGGGAGTACATCCCGTAGGGCCCGCCCCTACGCCGCCCCCGACCGCTCCTGCTGCTGCTTGCGCTTCCTGGCGGTGTCGCCCCATACGGCCAGCGCCGCACCGGCCGCGAAGAGGCCGACGTAGGCGGGGGACGGCAGGCTGAACCAGTGGGGCAGCAGTCCCCAGGCGCCGTCGAAGAAGACCTGGCCGATGAATCCCATCGCGCCCTGGATCATGACGATGAAGCCGATTAACCCTCTCATGGCTCCAGCGTGCAGCGTTCGGCCCCGGGAATCCTCGTCCCCGGGGCCGAACCCGTCTCCTCCCTCAGTCGGAGAGCGCGCCGGGGTGTCTACGACTCCACGGCAGCGGCGCTCCGACGGCCGTCATCCGCCGAGCAGCTTGCGCACCCGGTCGGCGCCGACGGCCAGCAGCAGGGTGGGCAGCCGCGGCCCGGTGTCCCGGCCGACCAGCAGGTTGTAGAGCAGGGCGAAGAACGCCCGCTGGGCGGTCTTCAGCTCCGGGGTCGGCTTGGCGTCCGGCTCCAGGCCCGCCTGGACCTTCGGCACGCCGTAGACCAGCGTGGTCAGACCGTCCAGCGACCAGTGCTCGTCGAGGCCGTCGAGCAGCAGCCGCAGCGAGCCACGGGACTGCTCGTCGAGGGTGCTAAGCAGCTCCGCGTCGGGCTCGTCGCGGACGATGGTGCGCTGCTCGGCCGGGACCTGGGTGGCGATCCAGTACTCCGCCTTGGCCAGCCGCGGCCGGGTCTCGTCCAGGGACGTGACGGGGTTGGCCGGGTCCAGTTCGCTCAGGATCCGGAGCGTCTGCTCGTCGTGGCCGGCCGTGATGTCCGCGACCGAGGCGAGGGTGCGGTACGGCAGCGGGCGCGGCGTACGGGGCAGCTCACCGGCGGCGGTGCGGGCCGCGCGGGAGTACGCGGCGGCGTCGGCCGGCAGCACCGTGCCGTCCGCGACCTTGGCCTCCAGCTTGTCCCACTCGTCGTAGAGCCGCTGGATCTCCTGGTCGAAGGCGATCTTGAAGGACTGGTTGGGCTTGCGGCGCGCGTACAGCCAGCGCAGCAGCGGCGCCTCCATGATCTTCAGCGCATCGCCCGGGGTCGGCA is part of the Streptomyces platensis genome and harbors:
- a CDS encoding DUF3558 domain-containing protein, translating into MHRSAKRLASLLTCAAVPVLLVAGCSGSDSDSSGDASASAKSSGAAKPSPTVAPAKFKKLPNPCEAFSKDTVKKMLPKAKDASGERGNSRDNAAHGTCSWSSSDENGVDGTQFRWLDVGYQRYDSDPGIGSGEKRATDFYTKQVIDAKDTKDAKKLTSVKTSGTGDEATAITYDVKKEGNDFKNTTVIARTSNIVVTLNYNGAGLAGADAPKGADLLKKAQAAAKEAVTAAAKANG
- a CDS encoding DUF2306 domain-containing protein, with protein sequence MTATGHGEPPARATADGDRPTTTEADARPATRPPSAARRRLRGRLGTAAWLLPLAVVTVLVTARALTAYVPPDLHTSRVPLRGELHYALLVAHIATATVAVLTGLAQSWPWLRRRSPAAHRWTGRAYFFAGVFPSALVGIPVIGLTPLGLSNQAALAVLDALWLFTGIAGYRAARQRRYADHRVWMIRNYALTLVAITSRLIQPLFEHLVAAQLTDPVSYAGDALAAGHDIAGATAWTALVLQLIAAEYVLGRRAGQAARRRATRTAPPRRTPPSAPAPVTPDVSA
- a CDS encoding alpha/beta hydrolase, coding for MHIAGARAGRRWYAAVVTAAMTCSTVLAGPGLAAAGGPPSPTGPVPRLAWHPCVQGGQFDCATAKVPLDYRNPGGRTIELAVVKRTATDPRRRLGTLFFNPGGPGGPGTIQMPQTYPFFPREVRERFDIVSWDPRGIGSSTAVNCFASPAEARAWNASRPAGFPVGAAQRAAWIAAYRELGRRCQQRDPQLLRHVSTADTARDLDGLRQAVGEPQLSYLGVSYGTFLGATYANLFPGRVRAMVLDSTINPQAWTNHGSHEAPRLPTFLRMGSDLGAAATLDQFLSHCGATTTARCAFSAGSPKATRDKFDRLMRRLREHPVGAWTYGRTVGDVVNSLYNAAPGWSYLAARLQILWQGRAPDPTPPPPAPPVPNPNPYTGEEQAAAVFCGESPNPRDPGAYHALAEASARRAGDAGRFWAWAGEPCATWPAVAANGYRGPWNKPTAHPVLVIGTTYDPATPYSGAQALAKELAHGRLLTHHGYGHTELTNPSTCVHAYESRYLIDGTLPPPGAVCRQDIPPFAAPIPRGGVATGGGAMAGRVARAGGRSAGWVTP
- a CDS encoding RDD family protein gives rise to the protein MSFGNPDNPYGQQPPPAPHRAPQQPAPYGYPQQAAPGYGYPQQPAPGHGFPQQPVMPAGPGAYASWGSRFGAFLIDFLVAGLVPVLAVIAALVMEKTLYSGCLMEHECYVAREKVRVPIIIGLLVIALLWAVIANIVILVKEGKGASPGKKAMKIRLIREENGQPLGFGRALLRRICHALDSAPCSIGYLWPAWDAKGQTFADKVMRTVVVSTE
- a CDS encoding DUF2637 domain-containing protein → MAAPLKLTRTHRILIGVVITGAVVIAGIGFAGSYAAVRELAVKKGFGDFAYFFPIGIDAGICVLLALDLLLTWIHMPFPLLRQAAWLLTVATVAFNAAVASDPLGMGMHAVIPVLFVVTVEAARHAVGRIADITADKHMEGVRLTRWLLSPVPTFLLWRRMKLWELRSYDAVIKLEQERLVYQARLRSRFGRAWRRKAPVESLMPLRLARYGVPLAETAPAGLAAAGIEPQLMPAPRQSVTPALEPTAQEPAEEMPSQWFAAQQQVTYQGDYDPTYVPEQDPQLSYDPQQQVPAHEQVPVPAPRAPESEPQVPVPTGAGGTRPLGKGTPEADPQTAQAPAAAPTDEDLYQVFRHSIEGEGMPTPGAFAANLQAQYGMRLQARDLNRYMDQFSDRLNAELMDEHIA
- a CDS encoding RtcB family protein, which codes for MSYVEVPGAQVPIRMWTDPSTVEDVAMQQLRNVATLPWIKGLAVMPDVHYGKGATVGSVIAMRGAVCPAAVGVDIGCGMSAVRTSLTANDLPGDLSRLRSKIEQAIPVGRGMHDDPVDPGRLHGFPTARWDDFWARFDGVAEAVKFRQERATKQMGSLGSGNHFIEFCLDDDGVVWLMLHSGSRNIGKELAEFHMGQAQKLPHNQGLVDRDLAVFIADTPPMAAYRNDLFWAQEYARHNRDVMMALFQDVVRKEFKKAKVTFDDVISCHHNYVAEEQYDGMDLLVTRKGAIRAGSGEYGIIPGSMGTGSYIVKGLGNAASFNSASHGAGRKMSRNQAKKRFSTRDLEEQTRGVECRKDSGVVDEIPGAYKPIEKVIDQQRDLVEVVAKLKQVICVKG